A genomic segment from Oncorhynchus keta strain PuntledgeMale-10-30-2019 chromosome 9, Oket_V2, whole genome shotgun sequence encodes:
- the LOC118387654 gene encoding annexin A4-like: MAAIGNRGTVTEAAGFKVEEDVNRLRGAMKGAGTDEAAVIEVLARRSIAQRQRIKEAYKQTVGKDLTDDLQGELTGNFENVVLGLLMTAPVYDAYELRNAMKGAGTEEAALIDILASRTSAEIRAITAVYIKDYGKNLEEDIDGDTSGMFQRVLVSLLTAGRDESNTVDEAQAVKDAKDIYEAGEARWGTDEVKFLTVLCVRNRNHLLQVFKEYQKISGRDIEDSIKREMSGSLENVFLAIVKCLKNKPAFFAERLYKSMKGLGTTDSVLIRIMVARAEIDMLDIKTEFLKAYGKTLHSFIKGDTSGDYRKILLELCGE, translated from the exons ATGGCAGCG ATTGGCAACCGTGGAACTGTGACTGAAGCCGCTGGCTTCAAGGTAGAGGAGGATGTAAACAGACTGAGAGGAGCCATGAAGGGGGCTG GCACGGACGAGGCAGCTGTCATTGAAGTCCTGGCACGTCGTAGCATTGCTCAGAGGCAACGCATCAAGGAGGCTTACAAGCAGACCGTGGGGAAG gaCCTGACCGATGATCTGCAGGGAGAGCTGACGGGGAACTTTGAGAACGTGGTGCTGGGCCTCCTGATGACCGCTCCTGTGTATGATGCCTACGAGCTGAGGAACGCTATGAAG GGTGCTGGAACAGAGGAGGCTGCTCTCATTGATATCCTTGCCTCAAGGACGAGTGCTGAAATTAGAGCCATCACAGCGGTGTACATCAAAG ATTATGGAAAGAACCTGGAGGAAGATATCGATGGTGATACTTCCGGAATGTTCCAGAGGGTTCTGGTCTCTTTGCTCACG GCGGGGCGAGATGAGAGCAACACTGTGGATGAGGCCCAGGCTGTGAAGGATGCTAAG GATATCTACGAGGCTGGGGAGGCTCGTTGGGGAACAGATGAGGTCAAGTTCCTCACTGTGCTCTGTGTGAGGAACAGAAATCACCTACTCCAAG TGTTTAAGGAGTATCAGAAGATCTCTGGGAGGGACATCGAGGACAGCATTAAGAGGGAGATGTCTGGCTCTCTGGAGAATGTCTTTCTGGCAATAG TGAAATGCCTTAAAAACAAGCCAGCATTCTTTGCAGAGCGGTTATATAAATCCATGAAG GGTCTGGGAACTACAGACAGCGTACTGATTAGAATCATGGTGGCCCGGGCCGAGATTGACATGTTGGACATCAAGACAGAGTTCTTGAAAGCGTACGGAAAGACTCTCCATTCCTTCATCAAG GGAGACACATCTGGAGATTACCGCAAAATCCTGCTGGAGCTATGTGGAGAGTAG